One Pararhizobium sp. IMCC3301 DNA segment encodes these proteins:
- a CDS encoding SulP family inorganic anion transporter, protein MNKPTLAAFADRLSFPDWKNNTPTVFTPSRIKTELLSGLTVALALVPEAVAFAFVAGVHPLVGLYAAFIVGLITAVFGGRPGMISGATGALAVVMVSLVAVHGVEYLFAAVVVMGILQILAGVFKLGKFIRLVPHPVMLGFVNGLAIVIFMAQLSQFKVAGADGTKIWMTGWPLANMLGLVVLTMGIIWLMPKLTKAIPAPLAGIGVVAAIVIFFGVDVPRVGDLASIQGGLPQFSIPMVPLTLETLEIVLPFAVILAAIGLIESLLTLNLVGEITEQRGGASRECMAQGVANTVTGFFGGMGGCAMIGQSMINVKSGGRTRLSGIAAALFLLAFILVASGLIEQIPLAALVGVMFMVVIGTFAWQSLTILRRIPLTDALMIVLVTVVTVLTDLAIAVVVGVIMSALAYAWNNATRIHAKAQISPDGAKVYQIEGPLFFGSADGFSEIFNPQDDPELVIVDFMNSRVVDQSALQAIESLAMKYEALGKTLQLRHLSRDCHRLLNRAGQLMVDSDDDPDYGLAADYSVKTGILGAGH, encoded by the coding sequence GTGAACAAGCCCACGCTTGCTGCCTTTGCCGACCGCCTGTCTTTTCCTGACTGGAAAAACAACACGCCAACTGTTTTTACGCCGAGCCGCATCAAGACGGAGTTGTTGTCGGGGCTGACTGTCGCCCTGGCGCTGGTGCCCGAAGCGGTTGCCTTTGCCTTTGTCGCCGGCGTGCATCCGCTGGTCGGGCTGTATGCAGCTTTCATTGTCGGCCTGATTACTGCCGTTTTCGGCGGCCGTCCGGGCATGATTTCCGGCGCTACCGGCGCGCTGGCAGTGGTAATGGTCTCACTGGTCGCCGTTCACGGCGTGGAATATCTGTTTGCCGCAGTGGTGGTGATGGGCATCCTGCAGATTCTTGCAGGCGTTTTCAAATTGGGAAAATTCATCCGCCTGGTGCCGCACCCGGTTATGCTGGGCTTCGTCAACGGTCTGGCGATTGTCATCTTCATGGCTCAATTATCCCAGTTCAAGGTGGCCGGAGCTGACGGCACCAAAATCTGGATGACCGGCTGGCCTCTGGCCAACATGCTGGGTCTGGTGGTGCTGACGATGGGCATTATCTGGCTGATGCCAAAGCTGACCAAAGCCATTCCTGCGCCGCTTGCCGGCATTGGCGTCGTCGCTGCCATTGTTATTTTCTTCGGCGTCGATGTGCCGCGCGTCGGCGATCTGGCCTCGATTCAGGGTGGCCTGCCGCAATTCAGCATTCCCATGGTGCCGCTGACCCTTGAGACCCTGGAAATTGTGTTGCCGTTTGCGGTCATTCTCGCCGCCATTGGCCTGATTGAAAGTCTGCTGACGCTGAACCTGGTCGGCGAAATCACCGAGCAGCGCGGCGGTGCATCGCGCGAATGTATGGCTCAGGGCGTTGCCAATACGGTGACCGGCTTTTTCGGCGGTATGGGCGGCTGCGCCATGATCGGCCAGTCGATGATCAATGTAAAATCCGGAGGCCGCACCCGGCTGTCCGGCATCGCAGCGGCGCTGTTTCTGCTGGCCTTCATTCTGGTCGCCTCGGGGCTGATCGAGCAGATCCCGCTGGCGGCGCTTGTCGGCGTGATGTTCATGGTGGTGATCGGCACCTTTGCCTGGCAGAGCCTGACCATCCTGCGCCGCATTCCGTTGACAGATGCGCTGATGATCGTGCTGGTGACGGTGGTCACGGTTCTCACCGATCTGGCAATTGCCGTGGTCGTCGGCGTTATCATGTCGGCTCTGGCCTATGCCTGGAACAATGCCACCCGCATCCATGCCAAGGCGCAGATCTCGCCGGACGGTGCCAAAGTCTATCAGATCGAAGGACCGCTCTTCTTCGGCTCCGCTGACGGGTTTTCCGAGATTTTCAACCCGCAGGATGATCCTGAACTGGTCATTGTGGATTTCATGAACTCCCGTGTGGTCGATCAGTCAGCCCTTCAGGCCATTGAATCCCTTGCCATGAAATACGAGGCGCTCGGCAAAACTCTGCAATTGCGCCATCTGTCGCGGGACTGCCACAGATTGCTCAACCGGGCCGGTCAGCTGATGGTCGATTCAGATGATGATCCCGATTACGGGCTGGCCGCAGATTATTCCGTCAAGACCGGCATTCTGGGGGCCGGACACTGA
- a CDS encoding DmsC/YnfH family molybdoenzyme membrane anchor subunit — protein sequence MHPALSVIIFTTLSGFGYGLAAMLGLLQPDPALAAVKIGHVLAFVAIAGGLVSSTLHLGNPQRAWRAFSQWRSSWLSREGVLAVLTFVPLTAQTGFAVLFDLSFGWLGFLVAVMAAITVYATSMIYASLKTVHAWHNPVTNTCYLLFALSGGLLALATLNAFNGLEASLIVLTIVALAAAFMAKTAWYRALDQESGPSTPESATGLGFLGKARLLEPPHMGENYLTREMGFKVARKHAQKLRLLSYVLGLILPVLLLLIMAASGMVFFGLAALISHLAGVLTERWLFFAEAKHAVSVYYGADRA from the coding sequence ATGCATCCCGCCCTGTCCGTTATCATCTTCACCACCCTGTCCGGCTTCGGCTACGGCCTTGCGGCAATGCTCGGCCTGTTGCAGCCGGACCCGGCGCTGGCCGCCGTCAAGATCGGGCATGTGCTGGCTTTTGTTGCCATTGCCGGCGGTCTTGTGTCCTCGACGCTGCATCTGGGTAATCCGCAACGGGCCTGGCGGGCGTTTTCGCAATGGCGCTCAAGCTGGCTGTCCCGCGAAGGCGTGCTGGCTGTTCTGACCTTTGTGCCGCTGACGGCGCAGACCGGTTTTGCGGTGCTGTTTGACCTCAGTTTCGGCTGGCTGGGGTTCCTAGTGGCCGTTATGGCCGCAATAACGGTCTACGCCACCAGCATGATTTATGCCTCGCTGAAAACCGTCCATGCCTGGCACAATCCGGTAACAAACACCTGCTATCTGCTGTTCGCCCTGTCCGGTGGTTTACTTGCCTTGGCCACGCTCAACGCCTTTAACGGCCTGGAAGCCAGTCTTATCGTTCTGACAATCGTGGCGCTGGCAGCCGCCTTCATGGCCAAGACTGCGTGGTATCGCGCGCTTGACCAGGAATCCGGCCCGTCGACCCCGGAAAGCGCGACGGGTCTGGGCTTTCTCGGCAAAGCACGGCTGCTCGAGCCTCCGCATATGGGCGAGAATTACCTGACGCGCGAAATGGGCTTCAAGGTAGCACGCAAACATGCGCAGAAACTGCGGCTGCTGAGCTATGTTCTGGGATTGATCCTGCCCGTGCTGCTGCTGCTCATCATGGCGGCCTCAGGCATGGTGTTTTTCGGTCTTGCAGCCCTGATCAGTCATCTCGCCGGTGTGCTGACGGAACGCTGGCTGTTCTTCGCCGAAGCAAAACACGCTGTCTCGGTCTATTACGGGGCAGACCGCGCCTGA
- a CDS encoding 4Fe-4S dicluster domain-containing protein: protein MTSLPTATTGKKLGLVIDLDVCVGCHACAVICKEWNTGGYGSALSDQDPYGKDVSGAWLNRIHTFEVTPGDVTPGDVIPGYGKKPKGQGIGEIIAQTDEARVVHFPKSCLHCDDAPCVTVCPTGASYKRGEDGIVLVDEDKCIGCGLCAWACPYGAREMDEDAGVMKKCTLCVDRIYNEAIPEIDRQPACVRTCPANARHFGDLGDPQSDVSVLVRERGGIDLMPEQGTRPVNKYLPPRPRQTLPKADASSNPIAVAESTDGAQGFLKWIDTALSKL, encoded by the coding sequence ATGACCAGTCTGCCAACCGCCACGACAGGCAAGAAACTCGGGCTCGTCATCGATCTGGATGTGTGCGTGGGATGCCATGCCTGCGCCGTTATCTGCAAGGAATGGAATACCGGCGGCTATGGCTCGGCCCTGTCGGACCAGGACCCTTACGGCAAGGATGTCAGCGGTGCATGGCTGAACCGCATCCACACATTCGAAGTGACGCCGGGGGATGTGACACCGGGTGATGTCATCCCCGGTTACGGCAAGAAGCCGAAAGGCCAGGGTATTGGCGAAATCATTGCCCAAACCGACGAAGCGCGGGTTGTCCATTTTCCCAAATCCTGCCTGCATTGCGACGATGCGCCCTGCGTCACGGTGTGCCCGACAGGGGCCAGTTACAAACGCGGCGAAGACGGCATTGTCCTGGTCGATGAGGACAAATGCATCGGCTGTGGCCTGTGCGCCTGGGCCTGCCCATACGGAGCACGCGAAATGGATGAGGATGCCGGGGTGATGAAAAAATGCACCCTGTGCGTCGACCGGATTTACAATGAAGCTATTCCTGAAATTGACCGCCAGCCCGCCTGTGTGCGCACCTGCCCGGCCAATGCCCGGCATTTCGGCGATCTTGGCGACCCGCAGTCGGATGTTTCGGTTCTGGTGAGAGAGCGCGGCGGAATTGATCTGATGCCTGAACAGGGCACACGACCGGTCAACAAATATCTGCCACCACGACCGCGCCAGACCTTGCCGAAGGCGGATGCCTCTTCTAACCCCATCGCCGTTGCTGAAAGCACTGACGGAGCGCAGGGCTTCCTGAAATGGATCGACACCGCGCTATCCAAACTCTGA